GGCGCCGAGCTGCGGGTCGCCGAGTGGATCTTCACCGTGCTCTTCAGCGCCGAGTACCTCGCGCGCCTGGCCGTCGTGGAGCGGCCGCTCCGCTACGCCCGGAGCTTCTTCGGGCTCGTGGACCTGCTCGCGATCCTGCCGAGCTACCTGTCCCTGGTGCTGCCGGGCGCCGAGTCGCTGCTGGTGATCCGGGCCTTCCGCCTGCTTCGCGTGTTCCGCGTCTTCAAGCTCGGTCGATTCCTCGGCGAGCAGAACCTGCTGCTCACCTCGCTGCGCATGAGCCGCGCGAAGGTGCTGGTCTTTCTTGCGACCGTGCTGATCCTCGACCTGATCGTCGGATCGGCGATGTACCTGATCGAGGGGCCGGAGTCCGGCTTCACGAGCATTCCCACGGCGATGTACTGGGCGATCGTGAGCATGACGACGGTGGGCTACGGGGACATCGCGCCGGCGACGCCGACGGGCCAGATTCTGGCGTCGATCCTGATGATCCTCGGCTACAGCATCATCGCCGTTCCGACGGGTATCATCACCGCAGGAATCGTGGAAGCGGCGAGACTTCCGGACACGATCACGACCCGGAGCTGCCAGCACTGCACCAGCGAAGGCCAC
The Deltaproteobacteria bacterium genome window above contains:
- a CDS encoding ion transporter, with product MRVAEWIFTVLFSAEYLARLAVVERPLRYARSFFGLVDLLAILPSYLSLVLPGAESLLVIRAFRLLRVFRVFKLGRFLGEQNLLLTSLRMSRAKVLVFLATVLILDLIVGSAMYLIEGPESGFTSIPTAMYWAIVSMTTVGYGDIAPATPTGQILASILMILGYSIIAVPTGIITAGIVEAARLPDTITTRSCQHCTSEGHLPSARYCRDCGGQLAE